In Flavobacterium sp. CBA20B-1, one DNA window encodes the following:
- a CDS encoding ABC transporter substrate-binding protein, whose translation MITITDDLGTIHHFEETPKRIISLVPSITETLYELGLEDQIIGITKFCVHPYHLKSVKINVGGTKKVHIEKIKALNPDVIIANKEENTLEIVNSLKEICPVFVTDIVTVDDTLKTINDFGQLFKRTTDAKKWIEKIQFAHDDFVHFMEEKNGQKAAYLIWREPYMAAGSETFINEMLKLNKFENIYEQFEGRYPEVEIRKMRIQGDPELVLLSSEPYPFKEEHAFEIGRATHHAKTIFVDGEMFSWYGTRLFKAFQYFKALQNRIA comes from the coding sequence ATGATTACAATAACCGACGATTTAGGAACCATTCACCACTTTGAAGAAACTCCAAAACGAATCATTTCATTAGTGCCATCAATCACCGAAACCTTGTATGAATTGGGTTTAGAAGACCAAATTATTGGAATAACGAAGTTCTGTGTGCACCCATATCATTTAAAATCGGTAAAAATAAATGTGGGCGGAACAAAAAAAGTACATATCGAAAAAATAAAAGCACTAAATCCTGATGTAATCATTGCCAATAAAGAAGAAAATACATTGGAAATAGTAAATAGCTTAAAAGAAATTTGCCCTGTTTTTGTAACCGATATTGTAACAGTTGATGATACATTGAAAACAATTAACGATTTTGGACAACTTTTTAAACGAACTACCGATGCCAAAAAGTGGATAGAAAAAATACAGTTTGCCCATGATGATTTTGTGCATTTTATGGAGGAAAAAAACGGGCAAAAAGCGGCGTATTTAATTTGGCGCGAACCTTATATGGCGGCAGGAAGCGAAACATTTATAAACGAAATGCTGAAACTTAACAAATTTGAAAATATTTATGAACAATTTGAGGGGCGATACCCTGAAGTAGAAATAAGAAAAATGCGTATTCAAGGCGATCCAGAATTGGTTTTGCTTTCCTCAGAACCTTACCCTTTTAAAGAAGAGCATGCATTTGAAATTGGAAGAGCCACACATCACGCAAAAACCATATTCGTTGATGGTGAAATGTTTTCCTGGTATGGCACACGTTTGTTTAAAGCTTTTCAATATTTTAAAGCCTTACAAAACCGTATCGCATAA
- the pyrF gene encoding orotidine-5'-phosphate decarboxylase, translating to MTTKQLYEQIQQKKSFLCIGLDVDLTKIPHHLLATDDPIFEFNKAIIDATHDLCVSYKPNTAFYEAYGLKGWQSLEKTINYINENYPDIFTIADAKRGDIGNTSTMYAKAFLEDLNFDSVTVAPYMGKDSVEPFLAFENKHTILLALTSNEGAFDFQTKEINEKPLYQTILETSKNYKNSENLMYVVGATKAEYFKEIRNIVPDSFLLVPGVGAQGGSLVDVCKFGMNKQVGLLINSSRGIIYASNQQDFAEAARTEALKLQKAMEIILEQN from the coding sequence ATGACAACAAAACAACTTTACGAGCAAATTCAGCAAAAAAAGTCATTCCTTTGTATTGGTTTAGATGTAGATTTAACCAAAATTCCACATCATTTATTAGCCACCGACGATCCCATTTTCGAATTCAACAAAGCCATCATCGATGCCACCCATGATTTGTGTGTATCCTATAAACCCAACACCGCTTTCTATGAAGCCTACGGATTAAAAGGTTGGCAATCGTTAGAAAAAACAATCAACTACATCAACGAAAACTATCCAGATATTTTCACCATAGCCGATGCAAAACGTGGCGATATTGGCAACACTTCCACCATGTATGCCAAAGCATTTCTAGAAGACTTAAACTTCGATTCAGTTACCGTTGCTCCCTACATGGGCAAAGATTCCGTAGAGCCTTTTTTGGCATTTGAAAACAAACATACCATTTTGCTGGCATTAACATCGAACGAAGGTGCATTTGATTTCCAAACCAAAGAAATAAACGAGAAACCATTGTATCAAACCATATTAGAAACATCCAAAAACTATAAAAACAGCGAAAATTTAATGTATGTTGTGGGCGCTACCAAAGCAGAATATTTTAAGGAAATCCGTAACATTGTTCCCGATTCATTTTTATTGGTTCCCGGAGTAGGTGCACAAGGCGGAAGTTTAGTAGATGTGTGCAAATTTGGAATGAACAAACAAGTTGGTTTGTTAATCAATTCATCGCGCGGAATCATTTATGCATCAAATCAACAAGATTTTGCCGAAGCAGCCCGAACCGAAGCATTGAAATTGCAAAAAGCCATGGAAATAATTTTAGAACAAAACTAA